A stretch of the Drosophila sulfurigaster albostrigata strain 15112-1811.04 chromosome 2L, ASM2355843v2, whole genome shotgun sequence genome encodes the following:
- the LOC133836102 gene encoding myosin-9-like gives MKVVYEESATKATAQKAQRELESQLAEIQEDLEAEKVARSKAEKLRRELAKELEEGKERLNNDIEALERQVKELMAQNDRLDKSKKKIQSELEDATIELEAQRTKVLELKKKQKNFDKILAEEKAISEQIAQERDTAEREAREKETVESNQLMETMIGNFNAMKKTAECPIQLKIVPDANSMLFRQAPSRIAVSEAEAVKHQINEWLDTGVIRKSAFNFASRLVVVKKMDVTTKQYKHIFAIVDGITKFVWLYPTKTTSSEEVLQKLRNWSDVFGNPCRIISDRGSAFTSAAFESYVKENGIEHIWSTTGVPRGNGQVERVNRSILAIISKLSADKPDKWFKFVPKVQRVINGTTHKSTKRSPFELMFGVKMRNDADCRILQMLDDEMYNSFDEERQKTRQEAKDEIQHALQKAFDKNRKNEHGYKLEISLPFVVRSLWLVGN, from the coding sequence TCTCGAGGCAGAGAAGGTGGCGCGCAGCAAGGCCGAGAAACTGCGACGCGAACTGGCCAAGGAACTCGAAGAGGGCAAGGAGCGACTCAACAATGATATTGAGGCGCTGGAGCGACAGGTCAAGGAGCTGATGGCGCAAAACGATCGCCTGGACAAGAGCAAAAAGAAGATCCAATCAGAGCTGGAGGATGCGACCATTGAGCTGGAAGCACAGCGCACCAAGGTGCTCGAACtaaaaaagaagcagaagaactTCGACAAGATTCTCGCCGAGGAGAAAGCCATATCAGAGCAGATCGCCCAGGAGCGCGACACCGCCGAACGTGAGGCACGCGAAAAGGAAACTGTAGAATCAAATCAGTTAATGGAAACAATGATTGGCAATTTCAATGCGATGAAGAAAACAGCTGAGTGCCCAATTCAACTCAAGATCGTGCCGGATGCCAACAGTATGCTTTTTCGGCAGGCACCCAGTCGAATTGCTGTTAGCGAGGCTGAAGCAGTAAAACATCAAATCAATGAGTGGCTGGATACAGGCGTGATTCGCAAGTCCGCATTTAATTTTGCTAGCCGCCTAGTTGTTGTCAAAAAGATGGATGTAACGACCAAGCAgtataaacacatttttgcaattgtggATGGCATCACAAAATTTGTCTGGTTGTATCCAACTAAAACCACGAGCAGTGAGGAAGTTCTGCAGAAGCTGAGGAATTGGTCCGACGTTTTCGGAAATCCTTGCCGAATCATTAGCGATCGTGGATCGGCATTTACATCAGCTGCATTTGAGTCGTATGTTAAGGAGAATGGAATCGAACACATTTGGAGCACCACCGGAGTCCCAAGAGGAAACGGCCAAGTCGAACGCGTTAATCGCTCAATTTTGGCCATAATCTCAAAGCTGTCTGCAGATAAGCCCGACAAATGGTTTAAGTTTGTACCAAAGGTGCAGCGAGTCATCAATGGTACCACGCACAAGTCTACGAAGCGCTCACCATTCGAGCTTATGTTTGGCGTTAAGATGAGAAATGATGCCGATTGCAGAATTCTACAGATGCTAGATGACGAAATGTACAACAGTTTCGACGAGGAGCGACAGAAGACTCGGCAAGAAGCGAAAGATGAAATACAGCATGCACTACAAAAAGCGTTCGATAAGAACAGGAAGAACGAACATGGCTATAAACTTGAGATCTCGTTGCCATTCGTCGTACGCAGTTTGTGGCTGGTAGGAAACTAG